From one Triticum urartu cultivar G1812 chromosome 3, Tu2.1, whole genome shotgun sequence genomic stretch:
- the LOC125544367 gene encoding 60S ribosomal protein L18a codes for MVAFRFHQYQVVGRALPTPGDEQPKIYRMKLWATNEVRAKSKFWYFLRKLKKVKKSNGQMLAINEIFEKNPTTIKNYGIWLRYQSRTGYHNMYKEYRDTTLNGAVEQMYTEMASRHRVRSPCIQIIKTATVNFKLCKRDNTKQFHNSKIKFPLVYQKVRPPTRKLKTTYKATRPNLFM; via the exons ATGGTGGCCTTCAGG TTCCATCAGTACCAGGTGGTGGGTCGTGCGCTGCCGACGCCCGGCGATGAGCAGCCGAAGATCTACCGCATGAAGCTCTGGGCCACCAATGAGGTCCGCGCCAAGAGCAAGTTCTG GTATTTCCTGAGGAAGCTGAAGAAGGTGAAGAAGAGCAACGGCCAGATGCTCGCCATCAACGAG ATCTTTGAGAAGAACCCAACCACGATCAAGAACTATGGCATTTGGCTGCGTTACCAGAGCAGGACTGGCTACCACAACATGTACAAGGAGTACCGTGACACCACACTAAATGGTGCCGTGGAGCAGATGTACACTGAGATGGCCTCTCGCCACCGTGTGAGATCCCCCTGCATTCAGATCATCAAGACCGCGACTGTCAACTTCAAGCTATGCAAGAGAGACAACACCAAGCAGTTCCACAACTCCAAGATCAAGTTCCCCCTTGTGTACCAAAAGGTCAGGCCACCAACCAGGAAGCTGAAGACCACCTACAAGGCAACGAGGCCGAACTTGTTCATGTGA
- the LOC125546868 gene encoding putative cyclin-dependent kinase F-2 produces MAVVCAQAVDSWPIWNLRGYGVEDCEETPIWELDDCEETAELGSGSFGTVTKAWSYKTGESVAIKTLGSSSHDAVRREADLLRACHGHLNIVQLRDMSFDRNADRLSLVMEYVGPSLHDDLHRARRGCPFQEDVVRFLMRQLLSGADHMHRLCHVVHRDIKPENVLVGDGVKICDFGLAMSMSQAPPYGHRGTRSYMAPEILLGKPDYDATVDAWSLGCVMAELLLGERLFGRAADDADQLLRIFYVLGVPDQISWPSYNSMPLAGELVAPPSIPHRNRLREVFPEDCLSRQGFQVLSGLLSCDAGKRLSAADALELPWFTTN; encoded by the coding sequence ATGGCCGTCGTTTGTGCCCAAGCCGTCGACTCTTGGCCCATCTGGAACCTCCGAGGCTACGGGGTCGAGGACTGCGAGGAGACGCCCATCTGGGAACTCGACGACTGCGAGGAGACGGCCGAGCTCGGCTCCGGGAGCTTCGGCACAGTCACCAAGGCGTGGTCCTACAAGACCGGCGAGAGCGTCGCCATCAAGACCCTCGGCTCGAGCAGCCATGACGCGGTCCGGCGGGAGGCCGACCTCCTCAGGGCGTGCCATGGCCACCTCAACATCGTCCAGCTGCGGGACATGTCCTTCGACCGCAACGCCGACAGGCTCTCCCTCGTCATGGAGTACGTCGGGCCGAGCCTCCACGACGACCTCCACCGCGCCCGCCGCGGCTGCCCGTTCCAGGAGGACGTCGTGCGCTTCCTCATGCGGCAGCTTCTGAGCGGCGCCGACCACATGCACCGGCTGTGCCACGTCGTCCACCGGGACATCAAGCCCGAGAACGTCCTCGTCGGCGACGGCGTCAAGATATGCGACTTCGGGCTCGCCATGTCCATGTCCCAGGCCCCGCCGTACGGCCACCGTGGCACCCGCAGCTACATGGCGCCGGAGATCCTCCTGGGGAAGCCCGACTACGACGCCACCGTGGACGCCTGGTCGCTGGGCTGCGTCATGGCCGAGCTCCTCCTAGGCGAGCGGCTCTTTGGCCGCGCGGCGGACGACGCCGACCAGCTCCTCAGGATCTTCTACGTACTAGGCGTGCCGGACCAGATCTCCTGGCCGTCCTACAACTCCATGCCGCTGGCCGGCGAGCTGGTGGCGCCGCCGAGCATCCCCCACCGCAACAGGCTGCGCGAGGTGTTTCCAGAGGACTGCCTGTCCAGACAAGGTTTCCAAGTATTGAGCGGCCTCCTCTCCTGCGACGCAGGCAAGAGGCTGTCGGCGGCTGACGCCCTCGAGCTTCCATGGTTCACCACCAACTAG